The Colius striatus isolate bColStr4 chromosome 24, bColStr4.1.hap1, whole genome shotgun sequence genome includes a window with the following:
- the LOC104556659 gene encoding CCN family member 2-like isoform X1 — translation MSRAEKEFHRSGEHMESGRVTVSAERQQHRMSGSTGTATWTLLLLLLAPGWVEPQACTYPCQCPSQALQCPAGTSHVLDACGCCKVCARQLGELCSPQKPCDHHKGLYCDFSKIHRGSGICLAHEGATCDLLGKIYHNGESFQPTCKLQCICMDGAIGCIPLCSDDLRLPSPECPQPRRVRRRNKCCEEWVCEEGSEDTRFPTAMAVFREDVEQRPELNDLQENCLVQTTEWSVCSKSCGMGISARVTNDNPQCRLEKETRLCMVRPCHFPQEKIKKGKKCVRMPKPRQSLRFELSGCTSTRSYRPKFCGSCTDGRCCTPFLSSTVEVEFRCPEGDFFQRKMMFIKMCSCHHDCPRDNDIFLATYHRRMIGDHVKTERQ, via the exons atgagcagagcagagaaggaGTTTCACAGGTCTGGAGAGCACATGGAGAGTGGGAGGGTCACTGTTTCAGCTGAAAGGCAACAACACCG GATGTctggcagcacagggacagcGACCTggaccctcctcctcctcctcctggctccAGGCTGG GTAGAGCCTCAGGCCTGCACATACCCATGCCAGTGTCCCTCCCAGGCCCTgcagtgccctgctggcaccagccaTGTGTTGGATGCCTGTGGTTGCTGCAAGGTGTGTGCCAGGCAGCTCGGTGAGCTCTGCTCCCCGCAGAAACCCTGCGACCATCACAAGGGGCTCTACTGCGACTTCTCCAAGATCCACAGAGGCAGCGGGATCTGCTTAG CTCACGAGGGTGCAACTTGTGACCTGCTGGGCAAGATCTACCACAATGGGGAGAGCTTCCAGCCCACGTGCAAGCTGCAGTGCATCTGCATGGACGGGGCCATCGGCTGCATCCCGCTGTGCTCCGACGACCTGCGGCTGCCGTCCCCCGagtgcccccagccccggcgCGTCAGGCGCCGCAACAAGTGCTGCGAGGAGTGGGTGTGCGAGGAGGGCAGCGAGGACACCCGCTTCCCAACAGCCATGGCGG ttttcagggaggatgtggagcaGAGGCCGGAGCTGAATGACCTGCAGGAGAACTGCCTGGTGCAGACCACGGAGTGGAGCGTGTGCTCCAAGAGCTGTGGGATGGGCATCTCTGCCCGGGTCACCAACGACAACCCCCAGTGTCGCCTGGAGAAGGAGACCCGGCTCTGCATGGTCCGGCCCTGCCACTTCCCACAGGAGAAGATCAAG aaagggaagaagtgcGTGCGGATGCCAAAGCCCCGCCAGAGCCTGCGGTTTGAGCTCTCGGGCTGCACCAGCACCCGCTCGTACCGGCCCAAGttctgtggcagctgcactgacGGCCGCTGCTGCACACCCTTCCTCAGCAGCACCGTGGAGGTGGAGTTCCGCTGCCCCGAGGGCGACTTCTTCCAGAGGAAGATGATGTTCATCAAGATGTGCTCCTGCCACCACGACTGCCCTCGAGACAACGACATCTTCCTGGCCACGTATCACAGGAGGATGATTGGAGACCATGTCAAGACAGAGAGGCAGTAG
- the LOC104556659 gene encoding CCN family member 2-like isoform X2, whose translation MSGSTGTATWTLLLLLLAPGWVEPQACTYPCQCPSQALQCPAGTSHVLDACGCCKVCARQLGELCSPQKPCDHHKGLYCDFSKIHRGSGICLAHEGATCDLLGKIYHNGESFQPTCKLQCICMDGAIGCIPLCSDDLRLPSPECPQPRRVRRRNKCCEEWVCEEGSEDTRFPTAMAVFREDVEQRPELNDLQENCLVQTTEWSVCSKSCGMGISARVTNDNPQCRLEKETRLCMVRPCHFPQEKIKKGKKCVRMPKPRQSLRFELSGCTSTRSYRPKFCGSCTDGRCCTPFLSSTVEVEFRCPEGDFFQRKMMFIKMCSCHHDCPRDNDIFLATYHRRMIGDHVKTERQ comes from the exons ATGTctggcagcacagggacagcGACCTggaccctcctcctcctcctcctggctccAGGCTGG GTAGAGCCTCAGGCCTGCACATACCCATGCCAGTGTCCCTCCCAGGCCCTgcagtgccctgctggcaccagccaTGTGTTGGATGCCTGTGGTTGCTGCAAGGTGTGTGCCAGGCAGCTCGGTGAGCTCTGCTCCCCGCAGAAACCCTGCGACCATCACAAGGGGCTCTACTGCGACTTCTCCAAGATCCACAGAGGCAGCGGGATCTGCTTAG CTCACGAGGGTGCAACTTGTGACCTGCTGGGCAAGATCTACCACAATGGGGAGAGCTTCCAGCCCACGTGCAAGCTGCAGTGCATCTGCATGGACGGGGCCATCGGCTGCATCCCGCTGTGCTCCGACGACCTGCGGCTGCCGTCCCCCGagtgcccccagccccggcgCGTCAGGCGCCGCAACAAGTGCTGCGAGGAGTGGGTGTGCGAGGAGGGCAGCGAGGACACCCGCTTCCCAACAGCCATGGCGG ttttcagggaggatgtggagcaGAGGCCGGAGCTGAATGACCTGCAGGAGAACTGCCTGGTGCAGACCACGGAGTGGAGCGTGTGCTCCAAGAGCTGTGGGATGGGCATCTCTGCCCGGGTCACCAACGACAACCCCCAGTGTCGCCTGGAGAAGGAGACCCGGCTCTGCATGGTCCGGCCCTGCCACTTCCCACAGGAGAAGATCAAG aaagggaagaagtgcGTGCGGATGCCAAAGCCCCGCCAGAGCCTGCGGTTTGAGCTCTCGGGCTGCACCAGCACCCGCTCGTACCGGCCCAAGttctgtggcagctgcactgacGGCCGCTGCTGCACACCCTTCCTCAGCAGCACCGTGGAGGTGGAGTTCCGCTGCCCCGAGGGCGACTTCTTCCAGAGGAAGATGATGTTCATCAAGATGTGCTCCTGCCACCACGACTGCCCTCGAGACAACGACATCTTCCTGGCCACGTATCACAGGAGGATGATTGGAGACCATGTCAAGACAGAGAGGCAGTAG